One Marinitoga sp. 1197 genomic window, TATTGCTATATATTCAATAGTCACTCTATTTTTTGTCTTTTCCTGATAAATTTTACAGGATTGTATTACTTCTTCTATTGGATATTTAGCATTAATTGGCATTATTTTATCTCTTATATAATTGTTTGGCGCATGTAACGATACAGAAAGCCTGATATCTAATTCAAAATCTGCTAATTCTTCTATTTTATCAGCTATTCCAGCTGTTGAAATAGTTATTCTTCTTGCACCAAGATTTTTCATTTTTTTATTATTCCAGTTTCTAATGGCCTTTAATACATTATCATAATTTAATAACGGCTCTCCCATTCCCATTAGTACTATGTTATTAATATTTACGTTTTTTAATTTTTCTATAGCCAGAACTTGTGATACTATTTCTCCAGAACTTAAATTCCTTTCAAAGCCACTTGCTCCAGTTGAACAAAATTTACATTTCAAAGCACAACCAACCTGTGTTGAAATACATGCGGAAGTTCTATTTGGATAGAATAATAAAACCGATTCTATTGTCTTTCCATCTTCTAATTTCCAGAGAAATTTTGTAGTTTTATCTTTTTTTGATTCCTGAATTTCAATTGGTTCAGGAATATATATGTAAAAATGTTTATCCAGAAGTTCTCTGTGAGATTTGGATAAATTTGTCATTTCAAAAAAATCAAAAATGTGTTTTTTGAATATCCAATCTAAAACCTGATCAACTCTAAATTTTTGTAAACCTATTTTTTTAAATTCTTCAATTAACTCGTCATAAGAAAAATCTAATATATTTTTTTTAACCATTTCAAAGCCCTCCTGATTTAAAACTCTCCTAATTTTACCTTCCTTAAAATACGCAACACTCATAACTCCAAGTTATTTCAAATTCTAATTTTTCTGCTAATTCTACAGTATATTTTACAGGTTGAACAATTTTATCTGCAATAAAAAGTAATTTTTCCTGTAATTTTTTCCTATACATTCCTTTTGGATGCATACATCCAAGGGTCAATTTTACATTTTTCATAATACTTTTGGTTTCATAAAATACTTCAAATACTTCTTCTATTTGTGGAGGATTATTTTTTTCAAAATACGATCCTTTAGTAGGAATAAAAACTAGAAATATTATTTCATCTATTTTATAATTTTTTAGTCTTTTTAACACATCAATTTCATGTGTTAATTTTCCACCATTTAATCCTATAGTTATGTGCGGTTTTACATTGAATCCTAAATTTATTAAATCATCAAAGGTTCTCCACATTTCTTCAAACTTATCTATTCCATAAACATTTAACATTGTTTCTTTATTTCCAACTAAATCAAAAGATATTGCATCACTAATATCCTTAATCTGATTTAATTCATTATAATTCATAAAACCTGTATGTAAGTTATATTTGAATTTATATTTATCTTTATACTGTTTTAATTTTTCAACAAAGTTATATACAGGGACCTTTATTTCTTCATTCATTCCTCCACTTAATAATAATGAACTCATATCAGATAATTTCTCAATATCATTTATTGTTGCCATGTTTTTTAGATAGTGCTTGTTACAGTGTTTACAATTAAGATAACAAAAACTTCCAGTTAACGATATAGATTTTGTATTTTGCATTTTAACAAAATGTATTTTATTTTCCATCTATACCACCACTAAAATTCTCACAGGCCTCTTTTGCTGCCAGCTGTTCTGCTATTTTTTTAGATTTTCCTATTCCTCGTCCATATCTTTTTCCATTTATTATAGCATCAATTATAAATGTTCTATTATGTGGAGGTCCTTCCTGCCTTACAAGTTTATATTCCGGTCTTATTTTTAAATCTTTTTGGGTTAACT contains:
- a CDS encoding radical SAM protein translates to MENKIHFVKMQNTKSISLTGSFCYLNCKHCNKHYLKNMATINDIEKLSDMSSLLLSGGMNEEIKVPVYNFVEKLKQYKDKYKFKYNLHTGFMNYNELNQIKDISDAISFDLVGNKETMLNVYGIDKFEEMWRTFDDLINLGFNVKPHITIGLNGGKLTHEIDVLKRLKNYKIDEIIFLVFIPTKGSYFEKNNPPQIEEVFEVFYETKSIMKNVKLTLGCMHPKGMYRKKLQEKLLFIADKIVQPVKYTVELAEKLEFEITWSYECCVF
- the rlmN gene encoding 23S rRNA (adenine(2503)-C(2))-methyltransferase RlmN; its protein translation is MVKKNILDFSYDELIEEFKKIGLQKFRVDQVLDWIFKKHIFDFFEMTNLSKSHRELLDKHFYIYIPEPIEIQESKKDKTTKFLWKLEDGKTIESVLLFYPNRTSACISTQVGCALKCKFCSTGASGFERNLSSGEIVSQVLAIEKLKNVNINNIVLMGMGEPLLNYDNVLKAIRNWNNKKMKNLGARRITISTAGIADKIEELADFELDIRLSVSLHAPNNYIRDKIMPINAKYPIEEVIQSCKIYQEKTKNRVTIEYIAIKGLNDEEKYAEELAELLKGLKVMVNIIPINPNPAGFERPSKKFLNNFVSKLKEYNIEATLRVEKGTDIDAACGQLKLRKRGINLK